From a region of the Methanolobus tindarius DSM 2278 genome:
- the nifE gene encoding nitrogenase iron-molybdenum cofactor biosynthesis protein NifE: MPDITSVVNTLDERKPYIELKQANKAGELSCDSTSIAGSMSQRACVYSGARVALNPVTDAVHLVHGPIGCASYTWDIRGSLSSDKETFRTSFSTDMKELDVIFGGEKKLSKSIDELVELYNPPVIFVYSTCIVGIIGDDLEAICKEATERVGIPVIPVKSEGFKGTKSDGYKAACHALMELVGTKEPEITSEYRINILGDYNVAGDVWLVKPLFEKMGIQVITSMTGDATADSISKAHGAQLNLVQCSGSMTYLAKWMNKEFGIPFRKVSYFGIEDLAIALRTTAEFFGSEEMMNIAEEIIEQETNRIMPEIQEIRSRLEGKTAAIYMGGAAKALTLIKGFRELGMEVVIIGTQTGKRDDYKQISYQVKDGTVIVDDANPLELADLIVNQKADLMVAGVKERFLAYKLGVSFCDFNHDRTIEFEGYDGFLNFARELDTSVNSPVWKYVGSKIEGAYSESSGADCETEDETKTSNKITGERSMQKIDPITLQQEPVA, translated from the coding sequence ATGCCAGACATTACAAGCGTGGTTAACACGCTGGATGAAAGAAAGCCATACATAGAACTGAAGCAGGCAAACAAGGCAGGTGAACTTTCATGTGATAGTACATCTATCGCAGGTTCTATGAGCCAGAGAGCCTGTGTATATTCAGGAGCACGTGTGGCACTTAACCCCGTAACCGATGCAGTTCACCTCGTGCACGGTCCCATTGGTTGTGCAAGTTACACCTGGGATATCAGAGGCAGCCTGTCAAGTGACAAGGAGACCTTCCGTACCAGTTTCTCAACTGATATGAAGGAACTCGATGTTATATTCGGTGGCGAGAAAAAACTTTCAAAGAGCATTGACGAACTGGTCGAGTTATATAACCCACCTGTCATCTTTGTCTATTCAACCTGTATTGTCGGTATAATCGGCGATGATCTCGAAGCCATTTGTAAGGAAGCAACTGAAAGGGTAGGAATACCTGTTATACCTGTTAAGTCAGAAGGATTCAAGGGTACAAAGTCCGATGGATACAAGGCTGCATGTCATGCACTTATGGAGCTTGTCGGAACAAAGGAACCTGAGATCACATCTGAGTACAGGATAAACATTCTTGGCGATTACAATGTGGCAGGAGACGTCTGGTTAGTAAAGCCCCTCTTTGAGAAGATGGGAATACAGGTGATCACTTCTATGACAGGGGATGCGACGGCAGATAGCATCTCAAAGGCACATGGAGCACAGCTGAATCTTGTTCAGTGTTCTGGTTCCATGACATATCTCGCGAAGTGGATGAATAAGGAATTCGGGATTCCTTTCAGAAAGGTCAGCTATTTTGGAATAGAGGATCTTGCAATTGCACTTAGAACAACTGCTGAATTCTTCGGTTCTGAAGAAATGATGAACATTGCAGAAGAAATAATCGAGCAGGAAACAAACAGGATAATGCCTGAAATTCAGGAAATAAGAAGCAGACTTGAAGGGAAGACTGCAGCAATTTACATGGGCGGGGCGGCCAAGGCATTAACATTGATAAAGGGCTTCCGGGAACTTGGAATGGAAGTCGTTATAATAGGAACACAGACAGGAAAGCGTGATGACTACAAGCAGATAAGTTATCAGGTAAAGGACGGAACCGTCATTGTGGATGATGCAAACCCTCTGGAACTTGCAGACCTTATTGTCAACCAGAAGGCAGACCTTATGGTAGCAGGTGTCAAGGAAAGGTTCCTGGCTTACAAGCTTGGTGTTTCTTTCTGTGATTTTAACCACGACAGAACAATTGAATTTGAAGGTTACGACGGTTTCCTGAACTTTGCAAGGGAACTTGACACTTCAGTTAACAGTCCTGTCTGGAAGTACGTTGGTAGTAAGATAGAAGGAGCTTATTCAGAAAGCAGTGGGGCAGACTGCGAAACTGAAGATGAGACAAAGACATCCAACAAGATAACTGGGGAGAGAAGTATGCAGAAGATTGATCCCATTACACTTCAACAGGAGCCAGTGGCATGA
- a CDS encoding nitrogenase component 1 yields MSERNYTTVNPCIMCQPIGSVMAFKGIEDSMVLLHGSQGCSTYMRLHLAHHFREPVDIGSSSLSEKGAVYGGSENLKKGLKNLISRYNPKVIGVSTTCLAETIGDDISRIISEFREEEGVGDERIIIPVPTPSYEESHNSGYIKAVEAIVKTFTLDDSKKEIFNNKLNVVLSENISPEDTRELKHVFDSIVGQNSYILLPDISETFDAPMTGDLHKIPPGGTTHADIADMKNSAATIGLGITNDNKAVNYLEQTFDIPSQNLPLPIGLEYTDRVLAALSNISGAEIPDEFQKERGRLIDAMVDSHKYVYGTKVAIYGDPNNVLGMLSLVLENGMHPILVVASSKSPRFAEQAMERVKQVKPDCDVTILEDVDFDTFNDAVQKAKPQMMIGNSNGKYIAKEMNIPLIRFGFPIHDRVGAQRLLTLGYKGAMRMLDRITNTILEVEDTELAAKWSEPESYVPLGESSFHSAEA; encoded by the coding sequence ATGAGCGAACGCAATTATACTACAGTCAATCCATGTATCATGTGCCAGCCAATTGGCAGTGTAATGGCTTTTAAGGGAATAGAAGATTCAATGGTTCTTTTACATGGGTCCCAGGGTTGCAGCACCTATATGAGACTGCACCTTGCACACCATTTCAGGGAACCTGTGGACATTGGTTCAAGCTCACTTAGCGAAAAGGGAGCTGTGTACGGTGGAAGCGAGAACCTGAAGAAGGGACTTAAGAACCTGATATCACGTTACAATCCAAAGGTGATCGGTGTCTCCACAACATGTCTCGCAGAGACAATCGGAGATGACATTTCACGTATCATCAGTGAATTCAGAGAAGAAGAGGGCGTTGGAGATGAGAGAATAATAATTCCTGTCCCGACACCAAGCTATGAAGAGAGCCACAACAGCGGATACATTAAGGCTGTTGAAGCTATTGTCAAGACATTTACCCTTGATGATTCAAAGAAGGAGATATTCAACAATAAGCTCAATGTCGTGCTTTCAGAGAATATCTCACCTGAAGACACAAGGGAACTTAAGCACGTATTTGACAGTATTGTGGGACAGAACTCATACATACTTCTCCCTGACATCTCTGAAACCTTTGATGCTCCTATGACAGGAGATCTTCACAAGATCCCTCCGGGAGGAACAACTCATGCTGATATTGCAGACATGAAGAACAGTGCTGCAACAATCGGACTGGGAATTACCAATGATAACAAAGCGGTCAACTACCTTGAGCAGACTTTTGATATCCCTTCGCAGAATCTGCCCCTCCCGATAGGACTTGAGTACACTGACAGGGTTTTGGCCGCATTGTCTAATATATCCGGGGCAGAAATACCAGATGAGTTCCAGAAGGAACGCGGAAGGCTTATTGATGCCATGGTAGACTCTCACAAGTACGTTTATGGTACAAAGGTTGCTATCTATGGTGACCCAAACAACGTGCTTGGTATGCTTTCACTTGTGCTTGAGAACGGAATGCACCCAATACTTGTGGTTGCTTCCAGCAAGTCACCAAGATTTGCTGAACAGGCTATGGAAAGAGTAAAGCAGGTAAAGCCAGATTGCGATGTTACAATCCTTGAGGATGTTGACTTTGATACATTCAACGATGCTGTTCAGAAGGCAAAGCCACAGATGATGATAGGCAACTCCAACGGAAAGTATATTGCAAAGGAGATGAACATCCCGTTAATTAGATTCGGGTTCCCAATCCATGACAGAGTCGGTGCCCAGAGGTTACTGACACTTGGATACAAGGGAGCAATGCGCATGCTTGACAGAATTACCAATACAATCCTTGAAGTCGAGGATACTGAATTAGCTGCGAAATGGTCTGAACCGGAAAGCTACGTTCCGCTCGGCGAAAGTAGCTTTCACTCCGCAGAAGCGTGA
- the nifK gene encoding nitrogenase molybdenum-iron protein subunit beta yields MLDYTPKEEVERNALVVNPAKICQPIGATYAALGIRNCMPHSHGSQGCLSYLRMCLTRHFREPTIGTTSSFYEGTAVFGGASNLKKSLENIEAVYTPEVVAIHTTCLSETIGDDVGSMIEDVKEEELIDPSIKLCAASTPSYVGSHVTGYDNMVKSFVTTFAQKTKPNGKLNVIPGFVDPGDIREIKRILSIMNIPSIVFPDQTDVLDNGIGMERGLFANGGTPIGDVEDSANSMGTIALCGMAGGAAAKVFQNKFKMPVQIGPVPIGVRFTDRFVMKAAELANVAIPPELEQERARVVDMMTDAHPHFYGKKVAIFGDPDIIEGVTSLVLEMGMEPVVVLSGSISKAYVERVSEMVHPLYPDAQILDEADLFTLHQIIKNEPVDMLIGNTYGKHIALAEDIPLIRVGFPIMDRANLHHFPVMGYAGAARLIEWIGNTFLDIKDKTVPEEELEVVQ; encoded by the coding sequence ATGTTAGATTATACACCAAAGGAAGAAGTGGAAAGAAATGCACTGGTTGTTAATCCTGCAAAGATTTGCCAGCCAATTGGTGCAACTTACGCTGCATTGGGTATACGCAACTGTATGCCTCACAGCCATGGTTCACAGGGATGTCTTTCATACCTGAGAATGTGCCTTACAAGACACTTCAGGGAACCAACCATCGGTACAACCAGCAGTTTCTATGAAGGTACTGCTGTATTCGGTGGTGCATCAAACCTCAAGAAGTCACTTGAAAACATCGAAGCTGTATACACACCGGAAGTAGTTGCAATTCACACAACATGTCTCTCAGAGACAATTGGTGACGATGTAGGTTCAATGATTGAAGATGTAAAAGAAGAAGAACTCATAGACCCATCAATCAAGCTCTGTGCAGCATCAACCCCAAGTTACGTGGGTTCCCACGTAACAGGTTACGACAACATGGTAAAGTCATTTGTCACAACCTTTGCACAGAAGACAAAGCCAAACGGAAAGCTGAACGTAATCCCTGGTTTTGTAGACCCGGGAGACATTCGTGAGATCAAGAGAATACTCTCCATCATGAATATCCCTTCAATTGTCTTCCCTGACCAGACAGATGTTCTGGACAACGGAATTGGAATGGAAAGAGGACTGTTCGCAAATGGCGGAACACCAATCGGTGACGTGGAAGACAGTGCAAACTCCATGGGTACAATCGCACTCTGTGGAATGGCAGGAGGCGCAGCAGCAAAGGTATTCCAGAACAAGTTCAAGATGCCAGTCCAGATCGGTCCTGTACCAATAGGCGTACGCTTTACAGACAGGTTCGTTATGAAGGCAGCTGAGCTTGCAAATGTAGCAATCCCACCTGAACTTGAACAGGAAAGGGCAAGGGTTGTTGACATGATGACAGATGCTCATCCACACTTCTATGGAAAGAAGGTAGCCATTTTCGGTGACCCGGACATAATAGAAGGTGTCACAAGCCTTGTGCTTGAAATGGGAATGGAGCCTGTTGTAGTACTTTCAGGATCAATTAGCAAGGCTTACGTTGAAAGAGTCTCTGAAATGGTACATCCACTGTACCCTGACGCACAGATTCTTGACGAAGCTGACCTTTTCACACTCCACCAGATCATAAAGAACGAGCCTGTAGACATGCTGATCGGTAACACCTATGGTAAGCACATTGCTCTTGCCGAGGATATCCCACTGATCAGGGTAGGATTCCCAATCATGGACAGGGCAAACCTGCACCACTTCCCGGTCATGGGATACGCAGGAGCAGCTCGCTTGATTGAGTGGATAGGAAACACTTTCCTTGACATCAAGGACAAGACAGTTCCTGAAGAAGAGCTAGAGGTCGTACAGTAA